A window of Belonocnema kinseyi isolate 2016_QV_RU_SX_M_011 chromosome 9, B_treatae_v1, whole genome shotgun sequence contains these coding sequences:
- the LOC117179806 gene encoding DBF4-type zinc finger-containing protein 2 homolog isoform X1 produces MPCDGKNANCDRRRELLAQLKCLVSSMDRKKPCEWDEPPCPPPQCVPISLTEDNSPCCSPVKACKSFEIRSSLMWKCECTKRNGLQDRCMMIDCMGRPECMTKLYPVCGPGRSALLKLTDLGDAEVALRKFYCADKSREAALAAYCRLKCGSACPPPRPCSPEPCPPPLCCNPYPPAPHNSCPPSQPRNPYPPPPCCNPCPPPPRNPCPPPPCYNPCPPPQRNPCPPPPCCQKPPQPSGCPPPCPPPCPPPLVPCIPCCAMPFPPSPCPVC; encoded by the exons atgcCTTGCGATGGGAAAAATGCTAACTGTGATCGGAGACGAGAACTTCTGGCTCAACTAAAATGCCTCGTCAGTTCTATGGACAGAAA gaaGCCATGCGAATGGGATGAACCACCTTGTCCACCTCCACAATGTGTTCCGATCTCTCTTACGGAAGATAATTCACCTTGTTGT AGTCCAGTGAAGGCCTGCAAGAGTTTCGAAATAAGAAGCAGTTTAATGTGGAAGTGTGAATGCACAAAAAGGAATGGCTTACAAGACAGATGTATGATGATAGATTGCATGGGCCGTCCAGAGTGCATGACAAAATTATATCCAGTTTGTGGACCAGGAAGATCAGCTTTGTTGAAGCTGACGGACCTCGGAGATGCTGAAGTGGCCTTAAGGAAATTCTACTGTGCAGACAAATCAAGGGAAGCCGCTCTGGCTGCTTATTGTCGACTCAAGTGTGGATCTGCATGTCCACCGCCTCGACCATGTTCTCCAGAACCATGTCCACCACCACTATGTTGCAATCCTTACCCACCCGCACCACACAATTCTTGCCCACCATCCCAACCACGTAATCCTTACCCACCACCGCCATGTTGCAATCCTTGCCCACCGCCACCACGTAATCCTTGCCCACCGCCACCATGTTATAATCCTTGCCCACCGCCACAACGTAATCCGTGCCCACCGCCACCATGTTGTCAAAAACCACCCCAACCCTCTGGTTGTCCACCCCCATGTCCGCCTCCATGCCCACCTCCACTCGTCCCTTGTATTCCATGCTGCGCAATGCCTTTTCCTCCTTCTCCTTGCCCAGTCTGTTAG
- the LOC117179806 gene encoding keratin-associated protein 16-1-like isoform X2, which translates to MQMKPCEWDEPPCPPPQCVPISLTEDNSPCCSPVKACKSFEIRSSLMWKCECTKRNGLQDRCMMIDCMGRPECMTKLYPVCGPGRSALLKLTDLGDAEVALRKFYCADKSREAALAAYCRLKCGSACPPPRPCSPEPCPPPLCCNPYPPAPHNSCPPSQPRNPYPPPPCCNPCPPPPRNPCPPPPCYNPCPPPQRNPCPPPPCCQKPPQPSGCPPPCPPPCPPPLVPCIPCCAMPFPPSPCPVC; encoded by the exons atgcaaat gaaGCCATGCGAATGGGATGAACCACCTTGTCCACCTCCACAATGTGTTCCGATCTCTCTTACGGAAGATAATTCACCTTGTTGT AGTCCAGTGAAGGCCTGCAAGAGTTTCGAAATAAGAAGCAGTTTAATGTGGAAGTGTGAATGCACAAAAAGGAATGGCTTACAAGACAGATGTATGATGATAGATTGCATGGGCCGTCCAGAGTGCATGACAAAATTATATCCAGTTTGTGGACCAGGAAGATCAGCTTTGTTGAAGCTGACGGACCTCGGAGATGCTGAAGTGGCCTTAAGGAAATTCTACTGTGCAGACAAATCAAGGGAAGCCGCTCTGGCTGCTTATTGTCGACTCAAGTGTGGATCTGCATGTCCACCGCCTCGACCATGTTCTCCAGAACCATGTCCACCACCACTATGTTGCAATCCTTACCCACCCGCACCACACAATTCTTGCCCACCATCCCAACCACGTAATCCTTACCCACCACCGCCATGTTGCAATCCTTGCCCACCGCCACCACGTAATCCTTGCCCACCGCCACCATGTTATAATCCTTGCCCACCGCCACAACGTAATCCGTGCCCACCGCCACCATGTTGTCAAAAACCACCCCAACCCTCTGGTTGTCCACCCCCATGTCCGCCTCCATGCCCACCTCCACTCGTCCCTTGTATTCCATGCTGCGCAATGCCTTTTCCTCCTTCTCCTTGCCCAGTCTGTTAG
- the LOC117180144 gene encoding uncharacterized protein LOC117180144, whose translation MSQISTETLDMDNLICDLKATVTALECQQKMELNKNQIPVEVRNLDCNQKCKRKSESRTMIPSVPSGHKKNKEKNRTKKKRKEKEDECAFVSPEMRAGVLYTKCECVFRNGLQDDCPLTLCQGQPDCLIKPWPECPPGKYFRTRQHYISSQISNALSL comes from the exons atGTCTCAAATTTCCACTGAAACTTTGGATATGGATAATTTAATTTGCGATTTAAAAGCAACAGTAACTGCTTTAGAATG tCAACAGAAAATGGAgctaaataaaaatcaaattccgGTCGAGGTAAGAAATTTGGATTGTAACcagaaatgtaaaagaaaaagtgaaagcAGAACTATGATACCTTCTGTTCCAAGTGGacataaaaaaaataaggaaaaaaatcgcaccaagaaaaagagaaaagaaaaagaa gacGAATGTGCCTTTGTAAGTCCCGAAATGCGAGCAGGAGTTTTATACACAAAATGTGAATGTGTTTTTAGAAATGGTCTTCAGGACGATTGTCCATTAACCCTTTGCCAGGGTCAACCTGATTGTTTAATAAAACCCTGGCCAGAATGTCCACCTGGAAAATACTTTCGTACTCGGCAACATTATATTTCATCCCAAATTTCAAATGCCTTAAGTTTATAA